TCCCCATTGGAGTCAACTAATTGAAATGGTCTAAGTGTCTtggaaaatattaatttattagttTGAGTAATCATGGACATGATTTAACTGAATTACTATCTTACAAAGGAAAATTGgacattttttaatatgtttggtTGTTAAGATTTTGACCTAGTTTTACACAATGTGATTAGTGATTATTTCTCTAATTTATGGTCAATCGGAAATGTGTAATtacttgtgtttattttattattttggttAAATTATTTAGAAGTGTTTACACAATTaatgtaaattataattaattacctgtaactttttttatcaagtagtctagtggctaaaaTTCAAACCTTATTAAGGTGAATAACTGACGTGTTCTCCAACTCttgcatataaaatatgatactcCTACCAACCGAGTTAAACTCACGTAAACATCATATATGTGACTTTGAAAGTAGTTAATTATacttaaattgcacttttaataatctaacaattttaaatgatagtgtaaaaaatatttgcaCCCATAatgtatatgtatattaatATTCTTACTTTGGTTCATGCTAAGATTCTTTTGCTTtgtttgttctgtttttttaatcaacttaGGATGCTCATGTGCAACCATCATTGGTAATTATCTACTTTGGTGGGAATGATTCAATTCACCCTCACCCATCTGGTCTTGGTCCTCATGTCCCCCTTGAAGAATATGTTGAAAATATGAGAAAGATTGCTAACTATCTAAAGGTAGTAATTAATGATTTTTTCCCTATTTCTtggacaatttttatttatttatcattattattatctcaaaaaaatattcagcATTCTTTTTTGCCGGAGATCGATTAAACCATGGATGTGCCTGGATTCAAACATCGGTTCTATATTTTACATATTTGTCCCTATCAATAGAGCTATGCTCACAGAGACTTATTTACTGTATAATTTATTAGTGCAGAGTTTGACACAAATAATAATGCTTTTCAGAGTCTTTCGGATCATATTCGCCTTATATTTCTCGCCTCTCCTCCTATCAGTGAAGTACAAATCAGGAAAAAACTCAGGTTCATGCAATTTctgtttgaataattttttaaacaataatatACATGATTTTAATTcatacatttatatataatagtaGTAGGATATTGCAAaagttatatataaattatgatGAACTTAATGGTGTGATTGAATATTCCAGTGCAACACAATCTGGAAGAACAAATGAACATTGTGGAATATATGCAAAGGCATTGGTGGAGCTATGTGATGAAATGAATTTAAAAGTCATTAATCTATGGTCTGCAATTCAGCAAAGGGATGACTGGTTAGATGTCAGCTTTACGTGAGTATAAATATTCCTTAtaacttttgttaaaaaaaacagGAACATTCCTTAACATTTCCAAAACATCCCTTTTAGTTTCTCTATCAATTTTTTCCAGTCactatttcaaataaaaatccattttaaagtaattaaataacCGATATATCTGGTCAAAATATATAGTACTAATTTTATtcaatgaattatttataataGCGACTGACAAGAATGTTATTACTATGATATATGACTAATTTTTCACATAGACTTCCAACTCACATCCAAGTGGCATTATTATTCCCATGTGACAATGTTATGTGTTACTATCAACATTAAATAAATGAAGATTGACTACAATGATTAAAAGGAATTATTTTACCGATCGTTAATttgttcagtgatgattgagaAGGAGCTGAAATTATTTGATGTTAGAACTGACTCACGAACTATATTAGACAGTCTAGTTGATCGgttactggtggtgaaaaaaattattttgctaAACTACacacaaagaaaaaatagtgtgatgtttcttgatgattttttttttttttatgaataaacaaataataGTATATTAGTTGTTATGTGTTACTATTTTCTTTCACTAttataaaaatgttaatattttacgtttatttttttaatgcgattattattatttttttattagggaTGGAGTTCATTTATCAGCTGAAGGAAGTAAGGTAGTTTTGAAGGAAATATTAAAAATCCTTAGGGAAGCAGATTGGAAGCCAAATTTGCATTGGATGGCACTACCAACTGAATATGCTGAAGATTCACCATATTACCCTCCAAGTCCAGATGGAACCACCACCATAAATGTGTCCTACAGTATCCCTAGGAGACATTTGCAATGGGATTAATCTATAAAAAGCATTTGTGTGGTGTGGTTTGAGtataaaaaaatgaagcaataattgaaaagaaaaaagaaaaaaaaacactttggttattgttatttttatatgcAATTTATTTTGCAAAGATTGAAAGAAATTCAATTGTGTGGAGCTCTTGAAAAAAGTCAGTCACAGAAAGGGAAAGGttatatatttcatattttatttaaataataaagggaagagtttttttttcttcatgttgtGAAAGTCCCTACTCTTTCCTTTGATAAGGAACGGTTTGATTATTATGTATTTATCATTTGTTGgaattttttatgtaatttatatacGCTCAATGTATATATTAATTCATATCAATTTAAATTTACATGTCACTTCTCCTATTTTTTTAGtagataaacaaaaataataaaaaatcgaAATTTAGCACATAAAATAGAGGGATTGGGTCCAATCATTGTCCGGCAATTCTCCCCATATCTATAAACCTTTTGTATTTTCAACAACTACAAATACAATAAATTCTAATTAATTTCATATCTAGTTAgacattcaacaaaaaaaaaaaagtttttcccATAAAAAATGCTAATAAGTTTTTCCCGAAAAATATGTCCGTAAATTTAGTTCATTTGGAGTTCGAACCTCAAACATTCCATTAATTTACTTTAAGAGTAAAAAATTTAGTCACTAAAATATAGTACTTGACTAAAAAACAAAGTTATCACGAAAAATTGGTAAAGAAACTTAAGTCAAATATACGTTTTAACTAAGCTATTaagtttgatctagtggtgaaaATTTTTGATAATTTGTTATAGGTTGTAGATTTGATTATCAGTtccattataaacaaaaaaaaaacatacgaTTTAATTGATGAAAGtattacaatttatttattctagATAAGCACTTATATTTTGTGGTGGTAAGCACTTTGCTTCCAccttttggttaaaaaaaaaaagaagataagcACTAAtgtgagtcaaaaaaaaaaaaaaaaaagataagcaCGGATGTATCGATAGATAGCACAAAGAAGTACTCAACTCATTGCAAAGATTGAGAAAAATCACCTTATACCTAAAATTGACTGATGAAGACATGCATGCTAATTGCTAAGTTATCCCAAATGGTTGTCTACACATGTATGGTCTAAgttatgtgtgtgtgtatatatatatatatatatatatcattaatCATAGAATACTATAACATATATCATTAATtggaaatcatttgatatgttaaagAGATAGATCAAAATTAACTCATTTTTTGAATATTCGTAAgacgttaattttgatgtatctcattgACGTATCAAACGATTTCcgattaatgttatattttatctaTGTGATCTATGTTATGatatctttcaatccaacggtcgattttgtaatACGATTTTccgataaaaaattataagaggTGTCATATAAAAAGTTTGACACCTTAGTGTCatttgatcatatatatatatatatatatatatatatatatatatatatatatatatatatatatatatatatatatatatatactaccaTTGGTGAAGGTATCTTTTAGCAATGAACACCTTTTTAAATAGGGTATAATAATTCAAGCTTCTAGTATTATTTGCTCAATATAACATGTAAAAAACATATGATCATGGAGATCAcacatatgttttttttttctaatagaGAAGTGCTATACATGACGATAAGAAATGACTCGTAAAAATCATGAGCATACTTTATCAGAACTTGAACATTAAACTTTCAGACACTTTAACTTTTAGCTCAATCAATTGAACTATTCATCTCACCTCTATTTTATAATTATGTAACATTTCCTTAATCTAACATGGTAAATTTGACATGTGATTGTAAAGGTGACAAGTTAATATGACCTGTGAGATGACCAATGACCatgaaaataataatgtatCCAAATATGTAGGGCTTGTAATGTGACATATGTAAGATGACGGTGAATTAAAAAATGTTCAATTATTATCCATTCCGTtaataatacaaataaaaaataccaattattcttgaccaaaaaaaaaataccaattgATCTCCACCCCATCCAAGTGATAAGGTCTTGCACATATCTTTGGCATCATCATGATTCATGTGCTCTATAGTGCTCCATCAGCTGTGGGGTTGGAGATTCTCACTGATACagattctttgttttatttatttatttggtggGTCATACGAGAGAAACAGATTCTATGTACTCCATCAATGAAATTAGCCGAccctaataattttaaatagacATGTTTATAGagttagtttaattgttgtgtaaTGTTGATATaaagattttttatatatatatttaatgatGTCATATGGATTTTTAAACATAATACATAATGTGTTCGTATATTattagatgtatgtgtaaaataattttacactcacagtgcatataaattaaattcacatGTTTATATGCTAATGAtatgttaaaaatttaaataaagcAAAATGcattttacttaatttttaatgtacaattttttttataatttaatgtacaaattttaagagaatattttttaagtcaattttttgtcttaattaaaatttatacattttttattaaaaattaagtaaaatacATATTTCcttaagttataaaaaaaagtgtatattaaaaatttgttgttttcattctttgaaaaaattgtggttttgaataatttttaagtcaaaatcacccttttgcatttctcctttcttttaaattatacacagagatcaattttttttcgtattttttttggtcatttTACTGTCTTTTTGTGaggttgttttgtttgttttcatgaTATGTgattatctatttttttttcacctcATTCATATATTCACTTTAGCGTTAGAGTGTTAACATTATTACAAGTACATTTTTCTCCAAATACCAAGAAATCAGACCAATCATCATACACAAAAAGGAAGGGGGAGAGTAATATCAACATTGTTATGACGAATTTATTCTCACAATCACAACACATTCCTTTCTGAGCGCACTCAGTTCATGAAAATTTGTCCACAAATTTGTACCCATCAATCATTTTCGTCGttagttttttcaaaattactaAAACATCCTTCAATTTGCATAATTTATATCAAATAAGTCCCTCTATTAACTTGGGCCGTTAGGAGTGtattatcccatattttagtcAAGCTAAAATATGCGTTAAAACTCCTGTTTAAAGTTGCGTTGACTACATTCAAAGATACATTGACTTTAACTTTCATAAGATGAGAAGtaaatgtcttcaagaacaagagaactCTTATTTAAATTCTAGTTATGAAGGTTAATGGTAATGTGTTTAAGAATAAGAGAATTTTAAAGGAAATTATTTATAAGTATGAATCTTAAATCATACTCCAAGTCAAAAGgcaaaagagaagaaataacttagtttcttttcttatatatttaCTATAATTCTGCCTTTCGATTACTCTTTCTTTCGATCATGTCAATTAACAGATCGAAATAGTATTTGTTGTGGACTTagaatatttttcttatttcagtttcaaattCAGTTTGATTTCGATGGATGCAACGTTCCAAGTGACAGTGTATTTCAAATGTAAAGGGATACGTGGCAGAAGATTAGTATAGAAACGTTAGGTAGCAGTTATCATTCTTGTAACTATAAATACTAGTTTTTAAGTCGAAATCTTGGTCCCAATTCGCATACAGAAATCCTTGCAAACTCAAAGTACCCAAACGATTGTGAGAAACGAGTACAAAGGGAAAATGTATGAATCTGTGAACCATTTTCAATTCTTGTAATCATTTACAATTCAGTGCAAAGTTAAATTCCTGCAAAGTCTTTACTTTTAAACTTACTTTTCTGCATTTAAATGGTTCTCTCATTTGAGTGAACTTTCTTTCATTTACATTCAAACCTTGCAATTTACATTTTCTTTGCAACTTTTACTTTTCAAAAACCTTTTATCATTATTTGCATTTAAACCTTtttgcatttaatattttttagcaTAATAAATGTTTATTTCAATGATGAACATTCAAAACTCTTTTGAATTCAATACACAAAACTTGTctcgagatttactagttgatttctcaagtaattaatttaaagtaGCGCttatttaccaaaaatcagtgtaaacagaATGCTGACGTGTGGAGTTAACTGGTGACACATCCTTCTACGTTTGTAGGGACtaatttgattgattttaaaatgACAGTAAAAAATGTGTTATTGTTCATGACCGTTGAATCATGCAACAACTCTATCGTTTTATTCCCTAATATAAACCCAAACTTCTAATCCCATTAACAAATTGAAATCCATAATTTCTATTCCTCCAAGTTTATTCAAACTCAAATAGAGATGATGTGTGGTGTCTATCTGCATAATTATAGCAGAGAAAGAACTCAAACACGAAAATCTTCAATCTCCATATTTAATGTTGACCGCACAATAGGAACTATTGAATGTTAGGAAATGAGTTGAGAGTGATGAAGTATTTGATagacataattttttgtttgaattattCAACCAACTAATTTATTTGAGTGGCATGGATTGATATGATTAGAATAGACAAATGTCACATGGAAATCAATTTGGAACCTAGTTTATTAAAGAATGCATCACAAATCTTGGAAAAATAGAAGCATGTGCGTAAAATTGTTTTAGCTTATTAAAGAATGCATCACAAATCTTGATTTTATACTCATCTTACATCATCAAATTATGGGAATAACAGATAAAGTGGTTGGGATAAGTTGTATACAAATCTGACGATTTATTGTGTAAGACATGCTATTGAGATTCCTAATTTTGATGATACTCATTTTGCAATAAGATATGGACGCTCTCGTCTTGAAGAGAATCAAGTCACATTAGAACATTACTTTAAAGTTGAACTGTTTTTTGCTATTATTGATCAACAATTACAAGAGTTGAATAGTAGATTTAGTAAGCAATCAATGAATTTGTTAACTCTAAGGGTAGTTATAAagcttttaaaattgatattgtTTGCACTCTAGTTGAAAGATATtattaggcatggcaatggggcggggcggggatGAGTTTTGCcttccccaaacccaaacccataaagttcgggtttccccaaactcatcccaaattcgagcgtggataaaaatgataaccccaaacccatacccaacggggatcgggtatcctcatcgggtttcgggtatccccattacgtcTCTTTCCACgtgaatttatattatattttaatatttttttattaaaaaaaaaaattaaatgtccaaaattattttctctcaataatattttttttaaataaagaaaaaaaaatagaaaaaatagattgtttaatactcaaattaaaataaaaaaataaatatatgaacgtaatttacGAGATTGTTTAagtgtttctaatttaaaagaggtgaaatctaatttttagtataagcggggcgggttcggggacgggttcggggtgggtatcaatgtactcattaccctccccaaacccatcttttgaaatcggggaaaacccaaacccgaacccaaacccagtcaactcgggttttacCCGTCAAAAcgggtatggtttgggtgggtacccgcgggtatggattttattgccatgcctagaTATTATCCTTTGGATTTCAAAGAGCAAGATAAGATCACTTTGCCATTTAAGCTTCGACAATTTCATCTTGATGTACGTCAATCAACAGATTTGAAGAATTTATCAACTATTCAAAAATTATGTTCGTGTTTGGTTGCAACTAACATGGATAAAATTTACTTCTTTATTATTAGACTGCTCCATCTTATCATGACTCTTCCAGTTTCTACTGTCACAATTGAGAGGTCCTTTTCGGCAATGAAAATCATCAAGACTAAATTGCGAAACAAGATGAAAGGTCGATTTCTAGCAGATAGCATGACTGTTTACATATTGAAAGGGaaattatttcaaatattaGTTCAGATTCAATTATTAATGATTTCAAACAGCTCGATACATGTAGAGTGTTATTTTAAggtatgtaatttaattttctactaataaacttTGTGCTTATAATGACTTAAACTTTTGTATGCAATATAGTTTTggtatttaatttaaatattatagtttattttagtggtcctcctttattttatttcatggTTCCATCTCTTGCTACAAATGTCATATTTAGCCCCACAAATTTGCATGGGCTTATTGTCCGGTGACGGTTGCTAAttcatgttatgttatttttgtagtgttttaaattaattggattttattttttagttggAATAAAACTCATATGTGATTttctaccaaaataaaaaaaactcatatgTGATTTTCTAACTACATAAATGTTTGACTTGGTCAACAATAAGGGTCggttatttataaaaataggtTAAAATTAGGGggtcaaaattattattataaaagttaTGGCAcaaaaattgcaagtttgtgaaTGTTATGggataaaaattcattttagccAAGGAAAAATGaggataaatatttttttcgtccttattaaattagaaaattttagttttcgtccttatataaaaaatcacatgttttcacttttcatcCTCAAcaatttttctgttttgtttttagtctataatatctaatttattaatttttttaatgtcaaaGTTTATAACCCCTGTCATGCTTGAGATATGTTTATATTATATCCCAACGGAGTTGTTCCTCATGCAACTCAATTTAGTATCTCTTATTTGTTTGGAAAGGAGTTCGGCTTGATTTATAATCTTATTTGAAT
This genomic interval from Trifolium pratense cultivar HEN17-A07 linkage group LG6, ARS_RC_1.1, whole genome shotgun sequence contains the following:
- the LOC123892618 gene encoding GDSL esterase/lipase CPRD49-like, whose protein sequence is MAGPMRPQIVLFGSSIIQMSFDNGGWGAILANLYARKADIVLRGYSGWNSRRALEVLDEVFPKDAHVQPSLVIIYFGGNDSIHPHPSGLGPHVPLEEYVENMRKIANYLKSLSDHIRLIFLASPPISEVQIRKKLSATQSGRTNEHCGIYAKALVELCDEMNLKVINLWSAIQQRDDWLDVSFTDGVHLSAEGSKVVLKEILKILREADWKPNLHWMALPTEYAEDSPYYPPSPDGTTTINVSYSIPRRHLQWD